From a single Acidobacteriota bacterium genomic region:
- a CDS encoding tail fiber domain-containing protein, translating to MNIVSSCSSSARYKDNLRTFSSGLDLIHRLRPVSFNWTDGGLADLGLIAEEVAAAEPLLTTTNAKGEIEGVKYDRVGVVLVNAVKEQQTQIETLEAKVEEQNELLRNHKAEIDALKKFICNQNPDAAFCAAKPQPQ from the coding sequence ATGAACATCGTTTCTAGTTGCTCATCATCCGCTCGATACAAAGACAACCTCCGCACATTTAGCTCCGGCCTCGACCTGATCCACAGACTGCGGCCTGTATCGTTCAACTGGACGGACGGGGGCTTGGCCGATCTAGGACTCATCGCCGAAGAGGTCGCCGCGGCTGAACCGCTACTGACAACGACCAACGCTAAAGGCGAGATCGAGGGCGTCAAATACGACCGCGTCGGTGTGGTTTTGGTCAATGCTGTCAAAGAACAGCAAACGCAGATCGAAACGCTCGAAGCGAAAGTCGAAGAACAAAACGAGCTTTTGAGAAATCACAAAGCCGAGATCGACGCGCTCAAAAAGTTTATCTGCAACCAAAATCCGGACGCCGCTTTTTGCGCGGCTAAACCGCAGCCACAATAG
- a CDS encoding tetratricopeptide repeat protein — MITIHMSLKSSRSVSFNRAGYATIAALILFVSLSAQNPNRPLKLSTNEPIDGQIKGGETHIYEVTLNKGEYARAEVEQKNIDVVVSLFDANGKLVVEMDGKDGRLWHESVSMIAKSGKAAFQVKIRAYGGSGHVGDYRIKLAEVRPTNANDGKRLKAEIHLSKGRTFYEQLRSQAAANEYEIATALFRELGDSQQEAITLTNLGQAFFRLSEYDRSIIANKRAMELFQKTKDRLGEAKTVNTLGSNYRALEQPDKARQFFEKALAIRREVKDRNGEGGTIYNLGLLHYNLLDYKKSGGTLYTSSGHFSGNKRPRQRRQRSE; from the coding sequence ATGATCACAATTCACATGAGCTTAAAAAGTTCTAGATCCGTATCATTCAACCGTGCAGGTTATGCCACGATTGCAGCCTTGATCTTGTTCGTGTCATTGTCCGCCCAAAACCCCAACAGGCCGCTGAAATTATCAACAAATGAACCGATCGACGGTCAGATCAAAGGCGGCGAAACTCACATTTATGAGGTGACGTTAAATAAAGGCGAATATGCACGGGCGGAAGTTGAGCAGAAAAATATCGATGTTGTTGTTTCGCTGTTTGATGCGAATGGAAAACTCGTTGTCGAGATGGATGGCAAAGACGGCAGATTGTGGCATGAATCGGTTTCGATGATCGCGAAAAGCGGGAAAGCGGCTTTTCAGGTCAAGATTCGTGCTTACGGCGGAAGCGGACATGTTGGTGATTACAGGATAAAACTTGCCGAAGTACGTCCCACAAATGCGAACGACGGCAAACGCCTCAAAGCAGAAATACATTTAAGTAAAGGCAGGACATTCTACGAACAATTGAGATCACAGGCAGCGGCGAATGAATATGAGATCGCAACCGCGTTATTTCGAGAACTCGGAGATTCCCAACAAGAAGCAATAACATTGACAAACCTCGGACAGGCCTTCTTTAGGTTGTCGGAATATGACAGATCGATCATTGCTAACAAACGTGCGATGGAGCTGTTTCAAAAAACAAAGGATCGCCTTGGTGAGGCTAAAACTGTTAACACGCTCGGAAGCAACTATAGAGCTCTCGAACAGCCCGACAAAGCCCGGCAATTTTTTGAAAAGGCTTTAGCAATTCGCCGGGAAGTAAAAGACCGCAACGGCGAAGGCGGAACGATCTATAATTTAGGGCTCTTGCATTACAACCTATTGGATTATAAAAAAAGCGGCGGAACACTATACACAAGCTCTGGTCATTTTTCAGGAAACAAAAGACCGCGGCAGCGAAGGCAACGCTCTGAATAA
- a CDS encoding tetratricopeptide repeat protein, with product MGNVYYQLSDYEKATIHFEKALVISREVKDRSEEGKILFNLGISNYNLSIYEKAKDYLEQALHISRELEDLSEEGKTLYALGSVCDQLSDHVTAMAHYEQAMIIYRMLGDRMNEVKVYWDLSIASQLLNDSQVEIFYGKLAVNVYRETRGNLNESDNRSRKKFLADNSVRYRRVADILISEERSTEAQAVLNLLKELESDQSSAGSIKLTDLVPYSKGEAETIATIDNLVEWKRKKDELEKIKKTTGSLRATDQKKLDGIVAAIASASRAFRNSIERLKKSNF from the coding sequence TTGGGAAATGTTTATTACCAGTTATCAGATTATGAAAAAGCGACGATTCATTTTGAAAAAGCACTCGTCATTTCACGTGAAGTAAAAGACCGTTCTGAGGAAGGCAAGATACTCTTTAACTTGGGAATTTCCAATTACAACTTATCGATTTATGAAAAAGCAAAGGATTATCTTGAACAAGCACTTCACATTTCTCGGGAACTAGAAGACCTCTCCGAGGAAGGTAAAACGCTCTATGCCTTGGGAAGCGTCTGTGATCAATTATCAGATCACGTAACGGCGATGGCTCACTATGAGCAAGCAATGATCATCTATCGGATGTTAGGCGATCGCATGAACGAAGTGAAAGTCTATTGGGATCTATCGATTGCGTCCCAGCTTTTGAATGATTCGCAAGTTGAAATTTTCTACGGCAAACTGGCTGTAAATGTTTATCGGGAGACTCGCGGCAATTTGAACGAGTCGGATAACAGATCACGGAAGAAATTCCTTGCCGACAACTCAGTTCGATATCGTCGTGTTGCCGACATTCTTATCTCGGAAGAACGTTCGACGGAAGCACAAGCCGTTTTGAATCTGCTTAAAGAACTGGAATCTGACCAATCTTCTGCCGGAAGCATTAAACTTACAGACCTTGTTCCCTACAGCAAAGGCGAAGCGGAAACGATTGCCACTATCGATAACCTTGTCGAATGGAAACGCAAGAAAGACGAACTTGAGAAGATCAAGAAGACTACAGGTTCACTGCGCGCAACAGATCAAAAGAAGCTTGACGGAATTGTGGCGGCTATCGCATCGGCGAGTCGGGCATTTCGGAACTCAATCGAAAGATTAAAGAAGTCCAACTTCTGA
- a CDS encoding serine/threonine protein kinase: MDAAKWKIVKAKLAEALERPVDEREEFLNGLAPDIRTDVERLASAGSPDGFIDKPLFVDEASLGSNSARHPEQVDDYRLISEIGTGGMGTVFLAEQTGEGFSQKVALKLIKRGMDTNSVLKRFLMERQILANLEHPNIARMLDGGSTAEGGPYFVMELVDGDEIRKYCNDNSYGLTERLVLFRKVCNAVSSAHQKLVVHRDLKPTNILVTKDGEPKLLDFGIAKLLSPDWNDDTHEATVTQFRVMTPEYASPEQIAGEATSTSTDVYSLGVILFELLTGGRPFQTRGKAPKELLDSVLSNEPPRPSTVSSGLTSGKDKRTDGKLNAETGESIEGKKRSETAIDRKLLQGDLDNIILKAIRREPERRYRSVEEFSEDIRRYLEGLPVNATADSRSYRFRKFLNRNKKAVIGTAAAALLLLTATGVTGWQYTVAQRERQIAEKRFNDTRTLAKSVLYELYDAIEAVPGSTKAKELLAAKALEYLDRLAAEGSNDPYLLAELADGYLRIGNIQGGYGQANLGQTAEAKASYEKSFEILRSIVDSGATDPKFKAKLAAAYARKADAAYLETDLQGYYENHKLALELLVAAEPEKGEDLGLIFELGAAYLNAGRGAAVVNKFDEGIATMKKGTEIFEALVKRDSGSDRYVSGLILAYDTLGEIYSGTGQKESALAEFRKARTLIEPIVKERPNNTDVLRISVVVHTSIAGAAADIGQYDEALKSADIAVEHARRIGGNDAGNLDAEMLTSLTAANRGRVLALSGKWQEGIAVLQNARNAFAKVVESDPDNTIAPFQLAGIDDELGRAYLAMGLAETNRSAKREALLKARPLLQKAYDVYKRYRDEEITVAEDAAVTDEVAALLTQCDEALALLK, translated from the coding sequence ATGGACGCAGCCAAATGGAAGATAGTAAAGGCCAAGCTTGCTGAGGCTCTTGAGCGGCCCGTCGATGAGCGCGAGGAATTTCTCAACGGTCTTGCTCCGGATATTCGCACGGACGTCGAGCGGCTCGCCTCTGCCGGATCGCCGGACGGGTTCATCGATAAACCTTTGTTTGTTGACGAGGCCTCGCTCGGCAGCAACTCTGCACGCCACCCAGAGCAGGTGGATGACTATCGGCTCATCAGTGAGATCGGGACGGGCGGTATGGGGACGGTCTTTCTGGCCGAGCAGACCGGCGAAGGCTTTTCGCAGAAGGTCGCCCTGAAGCTCATTAAACGCGGGATGGATACGAACTCCGTCTTGAAGCGCTTCTTGATGGAACGGCAGATCCTCGCCAATCTCGAGCACCCTAACATTGCAAGAATGCTCGATGGCGGCTCGACCGCGGAAGGCGGACCGTACTTCGTGATGGAGCTCGTGGACGGCGACGAGATCCGTAAATATTGCAACGACAACTCATACGGTCTGACCGAACGGCTTGTGCTTTTTCGGAAGGTTTGCAACGCCGTTTCAAGCGCACACCAAAAGCTGGTCGTTCACCGCGACCTGAAACCGACAAACATTCTTGTCACCAAAGACGGCGAGCCTAAACTGCTCGACTTTGGCATCGCAAAATTGCTTTCCCCAGACTGGAACGACGACACGCACGAAGCGACCGTGACGCAGTTCAGAGTGATGACGCCTGAGTACGCGTCGCCCGAACAGATCGCCGGGGAAGCGACCTCAACCTCCACGGACGTTTACAGCCTGGGTGTGATCCTTTTCGAATTACTAACCGGCGGACGGCCCTTTCAAACACGCGGAAAGGCGCCGAAGGAACTTCTTGACAGCGTGCTATCAAACGAACCGCCGCGGCCTTCAACGGTTAGCTCCGGTTTGACCTCGGGGAAGGACAAACGAACCGACGGAAAGTTGAACGCTGAGACGGGCGAGAGCATTGAAGGGAAAAAGAGATCTGAGACCGCGATCGACCGTAAGCTGCTCCAGGGCGATCTTGACAACATAATCTTAAAGGCCATCCGTCGCGAACCTGAGCGACGCTACCGTTCGGTCGAGGAATTTTCGGAAGACATTCGCCGATACCTTGAGGGCCTTCCCGTCAATGCGACCGCCGATTCGCGATCTTATCGCTTTCGCAAGTTCCTTAACCGGAACAAGAAGGCCGTGATCGGAACGGCCGCAGCAGCCCTTCTTCTTCTTACCGCAACGGGTGTCACCGGTTGGCAATACACCGTCGCCCAACGCGAACGCCAGATTGCCGAAAAGCGATTCAATGATACGAGAACCTTGGCAAAAAGCGTGCTTTACGAGCTTTACGACGCCATCGAAGCGGTGCCCGGAAGTACCAAGGCGAAAGAACTTCTGGCCGCTAAAGCTCTTGAGTACCTCGACCGGCTCGCAGCCGAGGGAAGCAATGATCCATATTTGCTTGCCGAATTGGCCGACGGGTATTTGCGGATCGGAAACATCCAGGGTGGTTACGGGCAGGCAAACCTCGGCCAAACGGCCGAAGCGAAAGCAAGCTACGAAAAATCGTTTGAGATATTACGTTCCATAGTAGATAGCGGAGCGACCGATCCGAAGTTCAAGGCGAAGCTTGCGGCGGCCTATGCCCGCAAGGCCGATGCTGCTTATCTTGAGACGGATCTACAAGGCTACTATGAAAATCACAAGCTCGCCTTAGAGCTATTGGTCGCGGCTGAGCCGGAGAAGGGAGAGGACCTTGGACTTATCTTCGAGCTCGGAGCGGCATACCTAAATGCCGGACGCGGTGCCGCCGTAGTCAATAAATTTGATGAAGGCATTGCGACCATGAAAAAGGGCACCGAGATCTTCGAAGCTCTTGTAAAGCGAGACTCCGGCAGTGATCGGTACGTTTCAGGGCTCATTCTCGCTTACGATACGCTTGGTGAGATCTATTCCGGAACGGGCCAAAAGGAATCGGCCCTCGCAGAATTCAGAAAAGCCAGAACCCTCATCGAGCCCATTGTTAAAGAACGTCCCAACAACACGGACGTGTTGCGGATCTCGGTTGTGGTCCATACCAGCATTGCCGGTGCCGCCGCTGATATCGGCCAATATGATGAGGCACTAAAGAGCGCCGATATTGCCGTTGAACACGCACGCAGGATCGGAGGGAACGACGCCGGAAATCTTGATGCGGAGATGCTCACCTCGCTAACAGCCGCAAATCGCGGGCGCGTACTGGCACTTTCCGGCAAATGGCAAGAAGGGATCGCCGTGCTCCAGAATGCCCGAAACGCTTTTGCCAAAGTTGTCGAAAGCGACCCAGATAACACGATCGCTCCGTTTCAGTTGGCCGGCATTGATGATGAACTCGGCCGGGCATATCTCGCAATGGGCCTAGCCGAAACGAACCGCTCAGCCAAAAGAGAAGCCTTGCTCAAAGCTCGGCCACTTTTGCAAAAAGCTTACGATGTTTATAAACGATATCGCGACGAAGAAATAACCGTAGCCGAAGACGCCGCAGTCACCGACGAGGTCGCTGCCCTCCTTACCCAATGTGACGAAGCCCTAGCACTCCTCAAATAA
- a CDS encoding sigma-70 family RNA polymerase sigma factor, protein METEVTLLLNELGKEGKGSEKETLDRLLPLVYNELRRLARSFLNREYAASIQTTELVHEAYFKLTNQRSVDWENRGQFFAIAAQAMRRILIDAARSRKAVKREAEKVPIDDAPSISVEVDHQLLELDEALTDLAALDPDQVRVVELRYFGGLTIEETADVLKVSPATVKREWATARAWLYDRISKK, encoded by the coding sequence ATGGAAACGGAAGTCACCCTTTTACTGAACGAGCTCGGGAAAGAAGGAAAAGGCAGCGAAAAGGAAACGCTTGACCGGTTGCTTCCGCTTGTTTACAACGAGCTTCGTCGGCTTGCGCGAAGCTTCCTCAATCGAGAATATGCGGCGTCGATACAGACCACCGAATTGGTGCACGAAGCCTATTTCAAACTGACCAACCAGCGATCGGTCGATTGGGAAAATCGCGGTCAGTTTTTCGCTATCGCGGCCCAAGCGATGCGGCGGATCTTGATCGACGCCGCCCGTTCGCGAAAGGCCGTAAAGCGTGAAGCCGAAAAAGTACCGATCGACGACGCCCCGAGTATTTCGGTCGAGGTTGACCATCAATTGCTGGAGCTCGACGAGGCACTTACTGACCTGGCCGCGCTCGACCCCGATCAAGTTCGTGTGGTCGAGCTCCGCTATTTCGGCGGCCTGACCATCGAGGAAACCGCAGACGTGCTAAAGGTCTCACCGGCAACGGTAAAACGCGAGTGGGCCACGGCCCGGGCTTGGCTCTACGACCGCATTTCAAAAAAATGA
- a CDS encoding tail fiber domain-containing protein, which translates to MKISRIIILIVFCAFAAPSVLAQNTAFTYQGSLNTSGQPANGNYDMQFTLHASDVGNSGVGATITRSNVAVVNGYFAVSLDWGTSVYPVFGSRWIEIAVRQAGGGAYTTLSPRELVKATPYAISSFYSETAKFADFLGGRTASEYTLTTDPRLSDARNPLPNSPSYIQNGTGVQNSSSFNISGNGTVGGALSANSVNSASQYLINGQNALFMNADTVLVGSAPLFAQPSTGNTIIGRNAGDNLFQGNSNTYTGKDSGKNLITGSQNSFFGAGAGRDANNGNLNTYIGAETGSGNSSGANFQTMIGAYADVRVPGLSNATAIGFRAAVDRSNSLVLGSSNGINGATADTNVGIGTSSPAFRLDVVGRMRLQQTLNASGGADSAGLWLYQRTPNADRAFIGMQDDGKVGFFGTNGGGWGLVMDTGNGRTIINQLGVSGATPLCRNASNELATCSSSARYKNNITAFSSGLDLIRRLRPVSFNWTDGGLADLGLVAEEVAAAEPLLTTTNAKGEVEGVKYDRVAVVLVNAVKEQQTQIEAQQKQIEQQQAEIEKQRAEIEQQKKRLDALTEYLCSKQADPAICGTP; encoded by the coding sequence ATGAAGATCTCAAGAATTATTATCCTGATCGTCTTTTGCGCCTTCGCCGCACCAAGTGTTTTGGCACAAAACACAGCGTTCACTTATCAGGGCAGTCTCAACACGAGCGGTCAGCCGGCGAACGGTAATTACGATATGCAGTTTACGCTGCATGCCTCGGACGTAGGAAATAGCGGCGTCGGAGCGACGATCACGAGGTCTAATGTGGCCGTTGTGAACGGTTATTTCGCAGTTTCGCTCGATTGGGGAACATCGGTCTATCCGGTGTTCGGCTCGCGTTGGATCGAAATTGCTGTGCGGCAGGCAGGCGGCGGAGCCTATACGACGCTCAGTCCGCGGGAGCTAGTGAAGGCCACGCCTTATGCGATCTCGAGCTTCTACTCAGAAACCGCGAAGTTTGCAGACTTTCTCGGCGGCAGGACCGCCAGCGAGTACACGCTGACGACCGACCCGCGACTTTCAGATGCCCGCAACCCGCTGCCGAATTCGCCAAGCTACATCCAAAACGGGACTGGCGTTCAGAACTCTTCGAGTTTTAACATCTCGGGTAACGGTACCGTCGGCGGGGCTCTTTCGGCTAACTCTGTAAATTCGGCATCGCAGTATCTTATCAACGGACAGAACGCTCTTTTCATGAATGCCGACACTGTGTTGGTCGGATCCGCTCCGTTATTTGCTCAACCAAGCACCGGCAACACGATCATTGGACGCAATGCCGGAGATAATCTGTTTCAGGGTAATTCGAACACGTATACCGGAAAGGATTCTGGCAAGAACCTTATTACCGGAAGCCAAAATTCCTTTTTTGGCGCTGGTGCTGGCCGCGACGCCAACAACGGCAATCTCAACACTTATATCGGTGCTGAAACAGGTAGCGGAAATTCTTCGGGCGCAAATTTCCAAACCATGATCGGTGCTTACGCTGACGTTCGAGTCCCCGGTCTCTCGAACGCAACCGCGATCGGTTTCCGTGCCGCTGTCGATCGCAGCAATTCGCTCGTGCTCGGTTCGAGCAACGGCATCAACGGAGCGACCGCCGACACTAACGTCGGTATCGGCACTTCCAGCCCGGCTTTCAGATTAGATGTGGTCGGTCGAATGCGGCTGCAGCAGACGCTCAATGCGAGCGGCGGTGCCGACTCAGCCGGCCTTTGGCTCTACCAGCGAACACCAAACGCAGACCGAGCTTTTATCGGTATGCAAGACGACGGCAAAGTTGGATTTTTCGGAACGAATGGTGGGGGTTGGGGTTTGGTGATGGACACAGGAAATGGCAGGACGATCATTAATCAACTTGGTGTCAGTGGTGCCACGCCGCTGTGCCGCAACGCCTCGAACGAGCTCGCCACGTGCTCATCTTCAGCTCGGTACAAGAACAACATCACTGCCTTTTCATCCGGGCTTGACCTAATTCGTAGGCTGCGTCCGGTTTCATTTAACTGGACGGACGGCGGCTTGGCTGATCTAGGACTCGTCGCCGAAGAGGTCGCCGCGGCTGAACCGTTACTGACAACGACCAACGCTAAAGGCGAGGTCGAAGGCGTTAAGTACGACCGGGTTGCCGTCGTTCTTGTAAATGCGGTCAAGGAACAGCAGACCCAGATCGAGGCACAGCAGAAACAGATAGAACAACAGCAGGCGGAGATAGAAAAGCAGCGTGCTGAAATAGAGCAGCAGAAAAAGCGCCTCGACGCGCTCACCGAATATCTTTGCTCAAAACAGGCTGACCCGGCGATCTGCGGAACACCATAA
- a CDS encoding site-specific integrase gives MASGTELANAGLVSFFGYFTCELLGGVMSVFKRYNGKRITSSHPAYAKARWWMYKRLNGKVFHQAIPEAITKQEAELAERQIIKTTFNHNYGVADSTTTLASFIEAKYRPYVEQNNVNKGAKNLYIRLLLGHFKKRPLASISPQDCRDFRSKLQTRQNKRKKESELSPSSINRIMSTLSKILSLACEEGILDRNPMQYVKALPEPPPRRRLLNEKQKQDLWKELEKDTLLYRLIVLAVNLPLRRGQLMAITEDFIDFENEQVLVIGSKGRPPRLVPLNATATKVLKAMIEDGQLPFPVKDFRKRWYTALRNAGINKKGGTREENYHFHDLRSYFASELIRRNTNPLIVQNLFAHSDMSITTVYAQTDDRLLLEAVKRLDNDSQ, from the coding sequence TTGGCAAGCGGAACAGAACTTGCGAATGCAGGACTGGTTTCGTTTTTCGGCTATTTCACTTGTGAACTCTTAGGGGGAGTTATGTCGGTCTTCAAAAGATACAATGGCAAGCGCATAACTTCTTCCCATCCGGCTTACGCGAAGGCTCGTTGGTGGATGTATAAACGCCTTAATGGAAAGGTATTTCACCAAGCCATCCCTGAGGCGATAACGAAACAGGAAGCTGAGTTAGCCGAACGTCAGATAATAAAGACGACCTTTAATCACAACTATGGTGTCGCCGATAGCACCACCACCCTGGCGTCATTCATTGAGGCGAAATACCGGCCGTATGTTGAGCAGAACAATGTCAACAAAGGTGCAAAGAACCTCTACATCCGACTTCTCCTGGGACATTTCAAGAAGCGTCCACTGGCCAGCATAAGTCCACAAGACTGCAGGGACTTTAGGTCCAAGCTTCAGACCCGCCAAAATAAACGTAAGAAGGAAAGTGAGCTATCACCATCGTCGATAAACCGAATAATGTCGACGCTCTCAAAGATCCTGAGTTTGGCCTGCGAGGAGGGAATCCTTGACCGAAATCCGATGCAATATGTGAAAGCCTTACCAGAACCACCGCCCCGTAGGCGGTTGCTTAATGAAAAACAAAAGCAAGATCTTTGGAAAGAACTGGAGAAGGACACTCTGCTGTATCGGCTGATAGTCTTGGCGGTCAATCTTCCGTTACGCCGTGGCCAATTAATGGCCATCACTGAGGATTTTATCGATTTTGAGAACGAGCAGGTTCTGGTGATCGGATCAAAGGGAAGGCCGCCCCGTCTGGTTCCGCTCAACGCCACTGCAACGAAGGTTCTTAAAGCGATGATCGAGGACGGGCAGCTTCCTTTCCCAGTAAAAGACTTCCGCAAGAGATGGTACACCGCACTCCGCAATGCCGGCATCAACAAGAAAGGCGGTACGAGAGAAGAGAACTATCATTTTCATGATCTTCGCAGCTATTTCGCAAGCGAGCTAATCCGGAGAAACACGAATCCGCTCATTGTCCAGAACCTATTCGCTCATTCGGACATGAGTATCACGACAGTTTACGCTCAAACCGATGACAGACTGCTGCTTGAAGCTGTCAAGCGGCTCGACAACGATTCCCAGTGA